A window of Primulina tabacum isolate GXHZ01 chromosome 4, ASM2559414v2, whole genome shotgun sequence contains these coding sequences:
- the LOC142543565 gene encoding uncharacterized protein LOC142543565 isoform X1, which yields MASRSIFFQHSSIKPCTRRRKTPVLKTHFAFLQETPFFIYSSVFKLSANRLGLSKKVAAVVSEEKEVETSNSGSDVFKLTYLEGNSWLWEVGGVKILVDPVLVGNLDFGIPWLYDAAKKLLKNFMLDDLPEINCLLITQSLDDHCHMKTLKPLSQKLPNLRVIATPNAKALLDPLFTNVTYLEPGQASEIQVNSGSSVKIRAIAGPVLGPPWQRPENGYLVTSPEGELTLYYEPHCVYNENFVEKERADIVITPVIKQLLPSFTLVSGQEDAVRLAKLLHAQFIVPMKNGDLDSKGLLSSLVKAEGTVESFKELLSKELPEAKVLQPTPGKPIEISAR from the exons ATGGCTTCTCGGAGCATTTTCTTCCAACACTCTTCCATTAAACCATGTACTAGGAGACGGAAGACCCCAGTGCTAAAAACCCATTTCGCCTTTCTTCAGGAAACTCCATTTTTCATCTATTCTAGTGTATTCAAGCTCTCAGCTAACAGGTTGGG GTTAAGTAAGAAAGTTGCTGCTGTGGTATCAGAAGAAAAAGAGGTGGAGACGAGTAATTCTGGATCTGATGTTTTCAAGCTCACTTATTTAGAG GGGAATAGTTGGTTGTGGGAAGTTGGAGGGGTGAAAATATTGGTTGATCCAGTCTTGGTGGGGAACTTGGATTTCGGAATTCCTTGGCTTTATGATGCTGCTAAAAAGCTTCTCAAGAATTTCATG CTTGATGATCTTCCCGAAATCAATTGCTTACTAATTACACAAAGCCTTGATGACCATTGCCACATGAAAACTCTAAAGCCTCTTTCTCAAAAGTTACCGAATCTTAGAGTAATTGCGACTCCGAATGCCAAGGCTCTATTGGATCCCTTATTTACCAAT GTCACATATTTAGAACCAGGTCAGGCCTCTGAAATACAAGTCAATAGTGGTTCTTCAGTCAAGATCCGAGCTATTGCAGGGCCGGTTTTAGGTCCTCCTTGGCAGCGTCCAGAAAACGG CTATCTTGTCACCTCTCCTGAAGGCGAGCTGACTCTGTACTATGAACCCCACTGTGTCTATAATGAGAATTTTGTTGAGAAAGAACGAGCTGACATAGTTATAACCCCTGTTATTAAGCAACTCTTGCCAAGCTTCACTTTGGTTTCTGGACAAGAGGACGCTGTTCGTCTAGCAAAGTTGTTGCATGCCCA GTTTATCGTTCCAATGAAAAACGGTGATCTTGATAGTAAAGGGCTGCTTTCAAGTCTTGTTAAAGCTGAAGGGACCGTAGAATCATTCAAG GAGCTCTTGTCGAAAGAGCTACCGGAAGCCAAAGTTCTACAGCCTACACCTGGGAAACCCATCGAAATTTCAGCACGGTAG
- the LOC142543565 gene encoding uncharacterized protein LOC142543565 isoform X2 translates to MASRSIFFQHSSIKPCTRRRKTPVLKTHFAFLQETPFFIYSSVFKLSANRLSKKVAAVVSEEKEVETSNSGSDVFKLTYLEGNSWLWEVGGVKILVDPVLVGNLDFGIPWLYDAAKKLLKNFMLDDLPEINCLLITQSLDDHCHMKTLKPLSQKLPNLRVIATPNAKALLDPLFTNVTYLEPGQASEIQVNSGSSVKIRAIAGPVLGPPWQRPENGYLVTSPEGELTLYYEPHCVYNENFVEKERADIVITPVIKQLLPSFTLVSGQEDAVRLAKLLHAQFIVPMKNGDLDSKGLLSSLVKAEGTVESFKELLSKELPEAKVLQPTPGKPIEISAR, encoded by the exons ATGGCTTCTCGGAGCATTTTCTTCCAACACTCTTCCATTAAACCATGTACTAGGAGACGGAAGACCCCAGTGCTAAAAACCCATTTCGCCTTTCTTCAGGAAACTCCATTTTTCATCTATTCTAGTGTATTCAAGCTCTCAGCTAACAG GTTAAGTAAGAAAGTTGCTGCTGTGGTATCAGAAGAAAAAGAGGTGGAGACGAGTAATTCTGGATCTGATGTTTTCAAGCTCACTTATTTAGAG GGGAATAGTTGGTTGTGGGAAGTTGGAGGGGTGAAAATATTGGTTGATCCAGTCTTGGTGGGGAACTTGGATTTCGGAATTCCTTGGCTTTATGATGCTGCTAAAAAGCTTCTCAAGAATTTCATG CTTGATGATCTTCCCGAAATCAATTGCTTACTAATTACACAAAGCCTTGATGACCATTGCCACATGAAAACTCTAAAGCCTCTTTCTCAAAAGTTACCGAATCTTAGAGTAATTGCGACTCCGAATGCCAAGGCTCTATTGGATCCCTTATTTACCAAT GTCACATATTTAGAACCAGGTCAGGCCTCTGAAATACAAGTCAATAGTGGTTCTTCAGTCAAGATCCGAGCTATTGCAGGGCCGGTTTTAGGTCCTCCTTGGCAGCGTCCAGAAAACGG CTATCTTGTCACCTCTCCTGAAGGCGAGCTGACTCTGTACTATGAACCCCACTGTGTCTATAATGAGAATTTTGTTGAGAAAGAACGAGCTGACATAGTTATAACCCCTGTTATTAAGCAACTCTTGCCAAGCTTCACTTTGGTTTCTGGACAAGAGGACGCTGTTCGTCTAGCAAAGTTGTTGCATGCCCA GTTTATCGTTCCAATGAAAAACGGTGATCTTGATAGTAAAGGGCTGCTTTCAAGTCTTGTTAAAGCTGAAGGGACCGTAGAATCATTCAAG GAGCTCTTGTCGAAAGAGCTACCGGAAGCCAAAGTTCTACAGCCTACACCTGGGAAACCCATCGAAATTTCAGCACGGTAG
- the LOC142543566 gene encoding serine/threonine-protein kinase TIO-like translates to MGVENYHVIELAGEGSFGKVYKGRRKFTGQTVAMKFIPKHGKTEKDILNLRQEIEILRKLKHENIIAMLDSFESPQEFCVVTEFAQGELFEILEDDKCLPEEQVQAIAKQLVRALHYLHSNRIIHRDMKPQNILIGAESIVKLCDFGFARAMSANTVVLRSIKGTPLYMAPELVREQPYNHTADLWSLGVILYELFVGQPPFYTNSVYALIRHIIKDPVKYPDNMSSNFKSFLKGLLNKVPQNRLTWPALLEHPFVKETQVDEELSTVTTASPRGFNAALRHERSVQKPSEFVVPESKNYSPSRESEIVQCSPTNLQSRSTNSTVDDMPREEFSTFPCKDGAAQSGCQVLDRLENNSRTVKGANLIVQDNEALAAIMLPLKKVCSGSQNSCMSLDEVILNQSLRILSNLIASEALNSRGILDEIVGGLLGFASAIVQFKPTNGNDLIAKSLSAIKRMIDNCGGGTGDPYFKNWVTMVGLYAQVISCSDEASGRVFYESTSCVAIMLSQVSQSLRASAATSTPEAASAPSVVNKTLQQILVHAKSSDVVDYLCLCLESSGSILISGSTTLLKAACEACRGIWSLIDAFELLSMRERPLFPLNSLRSHSLLRFDLKGRDEGFLHGSESGEVTDVITKAFLKSKAIQVAVFFCLRQRNEIGLCAVLQLVLRVCTRSEVVVNVLCGLPGKLPVMTVVSGGGDGTIVSELFSILSFCDVTDKEINGGDADSTKLKAMNTRVLVMHSSLVLATIAQGLKSSGRNSALFMLTTSSKKQSTRLSTLAHHYSSDERTQFPLQPACASAMLALASILSLEMGASVENAISEIALPLIPRTPTLCEYLRGPATDENVINLNMPKGMLTFWHGIRDGCVGLLDSRLSWGGPLAVQQLCASGAPQLLIDLLANNVSNASQQGSVCSQDQIGLSPTGVVRTIASICQCLSGGVSTFRHILLRTEHVKCITDLLSDTHLKLIRSWIGPGGGKYGVRDTINAVIDLLAFPFVVIQNSPGLPSATASVNGGFLLNMGSPGGKVCAEDKDMMKAIQTNMNNYIKILLEVEVPAIIVRCLDHMEIKDVSRPVAFVSKLSNQHPLAVQLVSKGFLDPTRIRRLLSGPCPREATVDFLMIVSDLARMDKLFYENIKAADILEALKNFLTHEDPNIRSKACSAIGNMCRHSSYFYGLLAKHHIIGVLIDRCSDPDKRTRKFACFAVGNAAYHNDSLYEELRRVIPQLKNVLLSDEEDKTKANAAGALSNLVRNSNMLCEDMVSKGGMQALLKVVADCSKVALNPRKDAINESPLKIALFSLVRMCAYPQCRQFISSSELLPLIAQLRQSPESAIANYASIIISKVSIS, encoded by the exons ATGGGTGTCGAGAATTATCATGTAATAGAGCTTGCGGGAGAGGGCTCCTTTGGTAAAGTTTACAAAGGAAGACGAAAGTTCACTGGCCAG ACGGTTGCTATGAAATTTATCCCCAAACATGGGAAAACAGAGAAGGACATTTTGAATTTAAGACAGGAAATTGAG ATTCTTAGAAAGTTGAAGCATGAAAATATCATAGCAATGCTGGACTCATTCGAGAGCCCACAAGAGTTTTGTGTTGTCACGGAATTCGCACAA GGCGAGCTTTTTGAAATTCTGGAGGATGACAAGTGCCTTCCTGAAGAACAAGTTCAAGCAATTGCGAAACAGCTG GTGAGAGCATTGCATTATCTCCACTCAAATCGTATTATTCACCGTGATATGAAGCCACAAAACATACTCATAGGTGCTGAATCCATTGTAAag CTGTGTGATTTTGGTTTTGCACGTGCAATGTCTGCAAACACAGTTGTCTTGCGGTCTATTAAAG GAACTCCTTTGTACATGGCCCCAGAATTAGTACGAGAACAGCCATATAACCACACTGCCGATCTGTGGTCCCTTGGTGTTATTTT GTATGAACTATTTGTTGGCCAACCTCCATTCTATACGAATTCTGTGTATGCTCTTATCCGGCATATCATTAAG GATCCTGTTAAATATCCAGACAACATGAGTTCAAACTTCAAAAGCTTTTTGAAGGGTTTACTTAATAAG GTTCCACAAAACAGACTGACATGGCCTGCTCTTCTTGAACATCCATTTGTTAAAGAAACTCAAGTGGATGAA GAGTTAAGTACCGTGACCACAGCATCTCCACGAGGTTTCAATGCAGCTTTGAGGCACGAAAGGAGTGTTCAAAAGCCAAGTGAATTTGTTGTACCAGAGA GTAAAAATTATTCTCCTAGTCGTGAAAGTGAGATTGTCCAATGCTCTCCTACTAATCTTCAATCGAGAAGCACTAACTCAACAGTTGATGACATGCCAAGGGAGGAGTTTTCAACTTTTCCATGTAAGGATGGTGCTGCACAATCAG GGTGCCAAGTGTTGGATCGACTGGAGAATAATTCTCGAACAGTCAAGGGTGCAAATTTAATAGTTCAAGACAATGAAGCATTGGCTGCTATTATGCTACCACTTAAAAAAGTGTGCAGTGGATCACAAAACTCTTGCAT GAGTCTGGACGAAGTTATTTTGAACCAATCACTGAgaattctttcaaatttaattGCTTCTGAAGCATTAAATTCAAGGGGTATTTTGGATGAAATTGTTGGTGGACTTCTTGGTTTTGCTTCTGCCATAGTTCAATTTAAACCAACAAATGGAAATGACTTGATTGCAAAG AGCCTCTCAGCCATAAAAAGAATGATAGATAATTGTGGAGGTGGTACCGGAGATCCTTATTTCAAAAATTGGGTTACCATGGTTGGATTGTATGCACAG GTGATAAGTTGCAGTgatgaagcatcaggaagagtTTTTTATGAGAGCACTTCCTGTGTTGCCATCATGTTATCTCAAGTATCACAGTCTCTCAGAGCATCTGCTGCCACTTCAACCCCTGAGGCAGCTTCCGCTCCTTCAGTGGTGAATAAAACTCTTCAACAAATTTTGGTCCATGCTAAATCTTCGGATGTGGTGGATTATTTGTGTTTATGCCTGGAATCATCAGGCTCAATTCTCATATCAGGCTCTACGACTTTGTTAAAAGCTGCTTGTGAGGCCTGCAGGGGAATTTGGTCGCTCATCGATGCATTTGAACTTCTATCCATGAGAGAGAGACCGTTATTTCCACTAAATTCTTTGCGAAGCCATTCTCTACTCCGATTTGACCTTAAGGGCCGTGATGAGGGTTTCTTGCATGGATCTGAATCAGGAGAAGTCACCGATGTCATTACCAAAGCATTTCTCAAGTCTAAAGCCATACAGGTTGctgttttcttttgtcttcgcCAACGCAATGAGATTGGTCTCTGTGCCGTGTTGCAG CTTGTCTTGAGAGTTTGCACACGCAGTGAAGTGGTAGTAAATGTTCTCTGTGGTTTGCCAGGTAAACTACCTGTGATGACAGTTGTTAGTGGTGGAGGAGATGGCACAATAGTTTCGGAGCTCTTCTCCATCCTATCATTTTGTGATGTTACTGACAAAGAGATCAATGGAGGAGACGCAGATAGTACAAAACTCAAAGCAATGAATACCCGTGTCTTAGTTATGCATTCAAGTCTTGTGCTTGCCACCATTGCTCAAGGTCTGAAATCATCTGGAAGAAACTCTGCACTGTTTATGCTGACTACATCCTCGAAAAAGCAATCAACTCGGCTTTCTACTCTGGCACACCATTATTCCTCGGACGAAAGGACACAGTTTCCGCTGCAACCTGCTTGTGCATCTGCTATGTTGGCTCTCGCATCCATTCTGTCTCTTGAAATGGGAGCTTCGGTTGAAAATGCCATCTCTGAAATAGCTCTTCCTTTAATTCCTCGAACACCGACTTTGTGTGAGTATCTCAGAGGTCCAGCAACTGATGAAAATGTTATAAACCTCAACATGCCAAAGGGGATGCTCACATTCTGGCATGGTATCAGGGATGGCTGTGTTGGATTGTTGGACTCCAGACTGAGTTGGGGAGGACCCTTGGCTGTGCAACAGTTGTGTGCAAGCGGTGCTCCACAGCTTCTTATTGATTTATTGGCTAACAATGTTTCAAATGCTTCTCAACAAGGATCTGTCTGCTCACAAGATCAAATAGGATTGTCGCCTACTGGGGTGGTTAGGACAATTGCTTCAATATGTCAATGCCTTTCAGGCGGAGTTTCGACATTTCGCCATATTTTGCTAAGGACAGAGCATGTCAAGTGCATCACAGATTTATTATCTGACACACATCTTAAGCTTATTCGATCATGGATTGGACCTGGTGGAGGAAAATATGGTGTTAGAGATACAATAAATGCAGTAATTGACCTCTTAGCATTTCCATTTGTTGTTATACAAAATTCACCTGGTTTGCCATCCGCTACTGCTTCAGTGAATGGTGGTTTCCTTCTCAATATGGGCTCTCCTGGTGGGAAGGTTTGTGCTGAAGACAAAGACATGATGAAAGCGATACAGACGAACATGAACAACTATATCAAGATTCTTTTGGAG GTTGAAGTGCCAGCCATAATTGTCCGTTGCTTGGACCATATGGAAATTAAAGATGTTTCCAGGCCAGTTGCTTTTGTTTCCAAACTATCGAACCAACACCCCCTTGCTGTTCAACTAGTAAGCAAAGGCTTCTTGGATCCAACCAGAATAAGAAGGTTGCTTAGTGGCCCCTGCCCTAGAGAAGCCACCGTGGATTTTCTTATGATTGTTTCTGATTTAGCTCGAATGGATAAG ttattttatgaaaatatcaaGGCAGCGGATATCTTGGAGGCTCTGAAGAACTTTCTCACGCATGAAGATCCAAATATTCGCTCCAAGGCTTGCAGTGCTATTGGCAATATGTGTCGCCACAGCTCCtacttctatggtttactg GCAAAACATCATATAATTGGTGTCCTTATTGATCGATGCTCTGATCCTGATAAAAGAACAAGGAAGTTTGCTTGTTTTGCA GTTGGAAATGCTGCATATCACAACGATTCTTTGTATGAAGAACTTAGAAGAGTCATCCCGCAGCTGAAAAATGTACTACTCTCAGATGAGGAGGATAAAACGAAGGCAAATGCTGCAGGTGCTCTCAGTAATCTTGTTCGGAACTCCAACATGCTTTGTGAAGACATGGTTTCCAAAGGAGGCATGCag GCATTGCTAAAGGTGGTGGCCGATTGCTCGAAGGTGGCATTGAACCCAAGAAAGGATGCCATAAATGAGTCACCCCTAAAGATAGCCTTATTTTCACTTGTCAGGATGTGTGCTTACCCACAATGTAGGCAATTTATTAGCTCATCGGAGTTGCTTCCTCTAATAGCACAGCTTCGACAATCGCCAGAATCCGCCATTGCCAATTACGCCTCTATCATTATCAGTAAAGTGTCAATATCTTGA
- the LOC142543568 gene encoding lysine histidine transporter-like 6, whose protein sequence is MCFASVAERKKMVSSTPQQPKEIPSDETWAGKGPSRQGKWWYSTFHSVTAMVGAGVLSLPYAMAYLGWGPGTLILALSWCITLNTMWQMIQLHEIEPGVRFDRYYDLGRHAFGPTLGAWIVLPQQLIVQVGCDIVYMVTGGKCLKKFMEIACSNCTPIRQSYWICIFGGLHFFLSQLPDFNSVSGASLAAAIMSLSYSTIAWVGSLSHGQVPNVSYAYKKTSSIDYMFRVFNALGQVTFAYAGHAVVLEIQATIPSTPEKPSKVPMWKGAVWAYFINGICYFPVALIGYWAFGQDVTDNVLVALQKPAWLIASANLMVVVHVIGSYQVYAMPVFDLVERTISKRYNIISSGIVLRLIVRSAYVAFTLFIGVTFPFFGDLLGFFGGFGFAPTSYFLPSIIWLKLKKPQRFSRSWIINWACIVVGVFIMLASTISGLRNIITDASTYEFYS, encoded by the exons ATGTGCTTTGCTTCGGTTGCAGAACGAAAGAAGATGGTGTCATCCACGCCGCAGCAACCCAAG GAAATTCCATCGGATGAAACGTGGGCAGGAAAGGGTCCCTCGCGCCAGGGGAAATGGTGGTACTCGACGTTTCATTCGGTCACGGCCATGGTTGGTGCGGGCGTGCTCAGTTTGCCGTATGCCATGGCTTACTTAGGATG GGGTCCAGGAACACTGATCCTGGCACTGTCCTGGTGCATCACCTTAAACACGATGTGGCAGATGATACAACTACACGAAATCGAGCCTGGGGTGCGTTTCGACCGGTACTACGATCTGGGACGACACGCCTTTGGGCCGACGCTGGGGGCGTGGATAGTACTGCCTCAGCAGCTTATTGTACAGGTGGGATGTGACATTGTGTACATGGTGACCGGAGGGAAGTGCCTCAAGAAATTCATGGAAATCGCCTGCTCTAACTGCACCCCAATCAGGCAATCTTACTGGATTTGCATCTTCGGAGGTCTCCATTTTTTTCTCTCTCAATTGCCAGATTTCAATTCTGTTTCTGGTGCCTCGTTGGCTGCTGCAATCATGTCACTAAG CTACTCAACTATAGCATGGGTGGGTAGCCTCAGCCATGGACAGGTCCCAAACGTGAGCTACGCGTACAAGAAAACTAGTTCTATTGACTACATGTTCCGTGTGTTCAACGCCTTAGGGCAAGTTACATTCGCCTATGCTGGACATGCTGTTGTGCTAGAAATCCAGGCCACCATTCCATCTACTCCTGAGAAGCCCTCAAAAGTTCCAATGTGGAAAGGAGCCGTTTGGGCATATTTCATCAATGGGATCTGTTATTTCCCCGTCGCCCTCATTGGATATTGGGCGTTCGGGCAAGACGTTACTGATAACGTGCTCGTCGCACTTCAGAAACCAGCATGGCTCATCGCTTCTGCTAACTTGATGGTGGTGGTACATGTCATTGGAAGCTATCAG GTTTATGCAATGCCAGTATTTGACTTGGTTGAGAGGACAATTTCAAAGAGATATAACATAATCTCTTCTGGAATTGTGCTTAGGCTCATTGTCCGTTCTGCCTATGTAG CTTTTACGCTTTTTATTGGTGTGACATTCCCTTTCTTTGGTGATCTTCTTGGCTTCTTTGGTGGATTTGGGTTTGCTCCAACTTCCTACTTT CTGCCTAGTATAATATGGCTAAAACTGAAGAAGCCACAGAGATTCAGCCGTTCTTGGATTATCAATTGG GCATGCATAGTTGTGGGAGTGTTCATCATGCTGGCATCAACCATTAGCGGCCTGAGAAATATTATAACCGATGCCTCTACTTACGAATTCTATTCATAG
- the LOC142543569 gene encoding GDT1-like protein 4 isoform X1 has translation MGSSVVQGFTKSLAMTVLSEIGDKTFFAAAILAMRHPRRLVLSGCLGALIVMTVLSAVVGWAAPNLISRKWTHHITTLLFLGFGLWSIWDAFNDGETEEFDEIEKELNANFEIKGGATKEHNKDADDLKKQNPPFLTQFLSPILLKAFSITFFGEWGDKSRPATIGLAADENPLGVVLGGILGQALCTTAAVLGGKSLATQISEKIIALCGGVLFIVFGIQSFF, from the exons ATGGGTTCCTCTGTTGTTCAA GGATTTACGAAGTCGTTGGCAATGACCGTGTTATCTGAGATCGGGGACAAGACATTTTTTGCAGCTGCC ATCTTGGCCATGCGTCACCCCAGAAGACTTGTGTTGTCTGGATGCCTTGGAGCGTTGATT GTCATGACTGTTTTATCAGCTGTTGTTGGCTGGGCTGCTCCAAATCTG ATCTCACGCAAATGGACTCATCACATCACGACATTGTTGTTTTTGGGGTTTGGCTTGTGGTCTATATGGGATGCATTCAATGATGG GGAGACCGAGGAATTTGATGAGATTGAGAAAGAACTT AATGCTAATTTTGAAATCAAAGGCGGAGCAACCAAAGAGCATAATAAG GATGCTGATGATCTGAAGAAGCAAAACCCACCTTTTCTTACTCAATTTTTGTCGCCTATCTTGCTGAAG GCATTTTCCATTACTTTCTTTGGGGAATGGGGTGACAAGAGTCGG CCTGCTACAATAGGTTTGGCTGCAGATGAGAATCCATTAGGTGTTGTTCTAGGTGGAATCCT AGGACAAGCTTTGTGCACCACTGCTGCAGTCTTGGGAGGGAAGAGTCTGGCGACTCAAATATCTGAGAAAATA ATCGCACTCTGTGGTGGAGTTCTTTTCATCGTTTTTGGAATCCAATCTTTTTTTTGA
- the LOC142543569 gene encoding GDT1-like protein 4 isoform X2 gives MGSSVVQGFTKSLAMTVLSEIGDKTFFAAAILAMRHPRRLVLSGCLGALIVMTVLSAVVGWAAPNLISRKWTHHITTLLFLGFGLWSIWDAFNDGETEEFDEIEKELNANFEIKGGATKEHNKDADDLKKQNPPFLTQFLSPILLKAFSITFFGEWGDKSRPATIGLAADENPLGVVLGGILGQALCTTAAVLGGKSLATQISEKIL, from the exons ATGGGTTCCTCTGTTGTTCAA GGATTTACGAAGTCGTTGGCAATGACCGTGTTATCTGAGATCGGGGACAAGACATTTTTTGCAGCTGCC ATCTTGGCCATGCGTCACCCCAGAAGACTTGTGTTGTCTGGATGCCTTGGAGCGTTGATT GTCATGACTGTTTTATCAGCTGTTGTTGGCTGGGCTGCTCCAAATCTG ATCTCACGCAAATGGACTCATCACATCACGACATTGTTGTTTTTGGGGTTTGGCTTGTGGTCTATATGGGATGCATTCAATGATGG GGAGACCGAGGAATTTGATGAGATTGAGAAAGAACTT AATGCTAATTTTGAAATCAAAGGCGGAGCAACCAAAGAGCATAATAAG GATGCTGATGATCTGAAGAAGCAAAACCCACCTTTTCTTACTCAATTTTTGTCGCCTATCTTGCTGAAG GCATTTTCCATTACTTTCTTTGGGGAATGGGGTGACAAGAGTCGG CCTGCTACAATAGGTTTGGCTGCAGATGAGAATCCATTAGGTGTTGTTCTAGGTGGAATCCT AGGACAAGCTTTGTGCACCACTGCTGCAGTCTTGGGAGGGAAGAGTCTGGCGACTCAAATATCTGAGAAAATA TTGTAG